A single genomic interval of Candidatus Rokuibacteriota bacterium harbors:
- a CDS encoding SEL1-like repeat protein, which produces MSLLLGLAVALSGCAELAGRLGIQDERDRMTHAKFLARARAGDAESRNLLGFMLYFGEGVPRNRAEAHRWFHAAASQGNLRAQRNLAVMHYLGAGVPRDLAEAERYFDLARENVAAGADAASPFQVYGSIGEVVERGGARVQAEPRPGEALYVTFCAGCHGLNGVAAYVGSPSFAIGERLERSDAALLGSILNGIGEMPEWGNKLPRGELVDVLRFVRSFPSQHELGILQELRRPPGLYFLFGPMRQNPAAYQPGDEDDVERAIKRRRP; this is translated from the coding sequence GTGAGCCTGCTGCTGGGGCTTGCCGTCGCGCTCTCCGGTTGTGCCGAGCTGGCCGGCCGACTGGGCATCCAGGACGAGCGTGACCGCATGACCCACGCGAAGTTCCTCGCGCGCGCTCGTGCCGGGGACGCCGAGAGCCGGAACCTGCTGGGCTTCATGCTGTACTTCGGCGAAGGGGTCCCGAGGAATCGCGCCGAAGCTCACCGCTGGTTCCATGCGGCAGCGAGCCAGGGGAACCTCCGGGCACAGCGGAATCTGGCGGTCATGCACTATCTCGGCGCCGGGGTCCCGAGGGATCTGGCCGAGGCCGAACGATACTTCGACCTGGCACGGGAGAACGTGGCCGCGGGGGCCGACGCGGCCTCGCCCTTCCAGGTGTACGGGAGCATCGGCGAGGTCGTCGAGCGGGGCGGCGCCCGGGTGCAGGCCGAGCCACGGCCGGGTGAGGCCCTCTACGTGACATTCTGCGCCGGGTGCCACGGCCTGAACGGCGTCGCGGCCTACGTGGGCTCGCCCTCCTTCGCCATAGGCGAGCGGCTGGAGCGGAGCGACGCGGCACTGCTTGGCAGCATCCTGAACGGAATCGGCGAGATGCCGGAGTGGGGCAACAAGCTCCCGCGGGGGGAGCTGGTCGATGTGCTCCGGTTCGTACGGTCCTTCCCCTCACAGCACGAGCTGGGGATCTTGCAGGAGCTCAGGCGCCCTCCCGGACTGTACTTCCTGTTCGGCCCCATGAGGCAGAACCCCGCCGCGTATCAGCCAGGTGACGAGGACGACGTCGAGAGGGCGATCAAGCGGCGGCGGCCCTGA